TCCCGAAGGCATCGAAGTGGACAAAACCGACGCTCATGAACTGTCGTCGGAAGCCGCCTTCAATAATGCCTCCCTGCGGGCTTCATCCGGATGAACATTTGCTATTATACACCGTTTAAACCCCTTTCGCATGCCCATCCATCCGGTGATTTGGTCACCGCAACGGGCATTTTTTCTTTTCTGAATAAACAGGGGCATCGGGTGATTCCAATGAGTGATTTTCGGTGCCGCTGGATTTACTGGAAACCGTTGCGCTGGCTGCAGCTGCTGCAGGAGATCCGACGGGTGGTGCGAAAAAACGCCGCAACCGGCATGGACCTGTGGTTTACCTACCACAGCTATTACAAAGCCCCGGATCTTTTGGGAATGGCGGCTGCTCAACGGATGGATATCCCCTATGTTATATTTCAGGGTATTTATTCCACCAAACGACAGCGCGCCTGGAAAACCTGCCCCGGATTTTACCTGAACCGGCGCACGTTGTGCGCTGCACGACATATTTTCACCAATAAAAAGCGTGATTTGCTCAATTTGAAACGTCTTATACCCGAGCAAAAAATTACCTATATTGCACCGGGTCTGATACCGGATGATTTTTCCTTTGATGCCGCTGCCAGAGCAGAACTCAGGCGCGCATTGAATCTTGGTGACGACCCGGTGGTATTTACGGCCGCCATGTTCCGGCCGGATGTCAAAACCGAAGGCCTGACCTGGGTGATTCGGACCTGCGGTGAACTTTACCGGCAGGGCCATCCGCTGTGGCTGGTTATCGCCGGAGATGGTAAAGAAAAGGAAAAATTAAAACAGCTTGCCGATCAATATTTGCCGCAGCGCGTTCATTTTGTCGGCCGCATCGAGCGCAAAGAGATGTACCGCTATTACAGCGTCGGCGATCTGTTTGTTTTTCCAGGGATCCGGGAATCGTTGGGCATGGTTTTTCTTGAAGCGCAGGCCTGCGGGCTTCCGGTGGTGGCCTTTGAAAATGCCGGTGTTCCGGAAGCGGTTCAAAACGGAAAAACCGGATTGCTGGTGCCCATGTATGCCAGCGGCCCGTTTGCCGAAGCCATCAGCCGGCTCATAAAAGATGCCCAGCTGCGCCGTCAGATGGGCAATGCCGCGCAATCGTATGTTTGGCAAAATCATGATCTGAATAAAAACTACCAGAAAATGGAAGGCGTGCTGAAAACCCTGATTCAAGCCGCTGATCAAACCCATTGACCATGCGCCTGTGTCCGACCCACGGGCCTTTGCAGCAATTTATAATTAGGAAGCGATTTGCCCGTGTTGAATTGAATCGCTTGGAAAGCTAATATTTCATGGATAACCGTAGCATAACGCGTCTGGGGCTCATACGACATGCTGAAACTGCCTGGAATCGGGAAGGCAGGATTCAGGGTCATCAGGATTCACCGCTGACGGAAAAGGGAAAAAAGGATGCCGATCGCTGGGGTTTAGAGTTAAGCCGCATTCCCTGGGACCGTATGATTATCAGTGATCTGGGCCGTGCTATTGATACGGCTGCCATCATCAATCATCACCTGCAGGTTCCTTTTGAGGCCGATCCGCGGCTCAGGGAACAGGATTGGGGCGATTGGACTGCCAAACCGGCTGAGAAAATAAAAACTGAAGAATTGCCAAAGCTGGCTGAATCCCAAAGAAGCGGCTGGCAGTTTTGTCCGCCGCAAGGCGAGGATCGCATCAGTGTGTGGCAAAGAAGCCATAATGCCCTGGTGGATGCGGCCCGCAGATGGCCCGGCAGCGCCATTCTGGTAGTCACCCACGAAGGGGTCATTAGAAATGTGATTTATCGTCTGTGCAACCGGCCCTATGAACCCGGTGAAGCGTCACTGATTGAATCCCGGCATTTACACTGGCTGGTTATCCATAACAGCGGCCTGCAACTGGATCAGATCAACGCCCTGACGTTACCGAAATAATTGCAATACGAAATGGAAATTCTAACGATTCACGACATCCGTAAAGCCTATTTTGACCTGGATCTGGACGTCTACCAGCTGACCTTTGATGATGGCCTTTTTTCCCAGTATTATTATTTTCAATTGTTTAAAGATCATCCCGTAACGCTGACCTATTTTATTACCACATCATTCATAAAACCCGGTACCGCCAGGCCCGTTTTTGGCGGTCAGTATCTGCCCTATATCAAATCCAAAAAATATATGTTCCGCACCTTTGCCGAGGGCCGCTTTGATCACTTTATGAACCTGGCCGAATTGCAGAAAATCAGCCGGCAGCCAAATGTTGAAATCGGGGCCCACAGCCATTTTCATGATGTGATTCTAACCCGCACCCAGCCACATAAGCGCAAAGCATTAAGCCCCTGGAAGCTTGAACGTATTCCCGCCGCGAAAGCCATGGACCGTGAAGCGTTCAGCATCCGCTCCAAACTGGCGTTCAAAGGCTTTGAACTGGATGGTGAAAAAGTGATTATCAGATCCCAGACCGCCTGGGAGGATTATATCAAATATGATACCGAACTTTGTCTGCGCTGGTTTGATCAGAATTTAAACATGCAGCCCAAAAGCTACGGCTTTCCTTTCAATGAGTACAGCGACACATATGTTCGCATTTTGAAATCCTTTGGCTTCGAGCAGTTTTTTGCTGCCCGGCCCAAGAATAAAGCGGAAATTACCGGCCGAATTGATATTGATAGTTTAATTAAATAGTTATTTTCTCAGTGACGCAAACCGATTCAGAAGTTGAGCATACACGGTGTGTGCCGGTCATGTTATTTTCTGCTCCCAC
Above is a window of Desulfobacterales bacterium DNA encoding:
- a CDS encoding glycosyltransferase family 4 protein — its product is MSDFRCRWIYWKPLRWLQLLQEIRRVVRKNAATGMDLWFTYHSYYKAPDLLGMAAAQRMDIPYVIFQGIYSTKRQRAWKTCPGFYLNRRTLCAARHIFTNKKRDLLNLKRLIPEQKITYIAPGLIPDDFSFDAAARAELRRALNLGDDPVVFTAAMFRPDVKTEGLTWVIRTCGELYRQGHPLWLVIAGDGKEKEKLKQLADQYLPQRVHFVGRIERKEMYRYYSVGDLFVFPGIRESLGMVFLEAQACGLPVVAFENAGVPEAVQNGKTGLLVPMYASGPFAEAISRLIKDAQLRRQMGNAAQSYVWQNHDLNKNYQKMEGVLKTLIQAADQTH
- a CDS encoding histidine phosphatase family protein; protein product: MDNRSITRLGLIRHAETAWNREGRIQGHQDSPLTEKGKKDADRWGLELSRIPWDRMIISDLGRAIDTAAIINHHLQVPFEADPRLREQDWGDWTAKPAEKIKTEELPKLAESQRSGWQFCPPQGEDRISVWQRSHNALVDAARRWPGSAILVVTHEGVIRNVIYRLCNRPYEPGEASLIESRHLHWLVIHNSGLQLDQINALTLPK
- a CDS encoding polysaccharide deacetylase family protein, producing the protein MEILTIHDIRKAYFDLDLDVYQLTFDDGLFSQYYYFQLFKDHPVTLTYFITTSFIKPGTARPVFGGQYLPYIKSKKYMFRTFAEGRFDHFMNLAELQKISRQPNVEIGAHSHFHDVILTRTQPHKRKALSPWKLERIPAAKAMDREAFSIRSKLAFKGFELDGEKVIIRSQTAWEDYIKYDTELCLRWFDQNLNMQPKSYGFPFNEYSDTYVRILKSFGFEQFFAARPKNKAEITGRIDIDSLIK